One Pseudomonas sp. MH9.2 DNA segment encodes these proteins:
- a CDS encoding methyl-accepting chemotaxis protein, with product MLNSDEQANRTHSVAAAINELGAAAQEIARNAAQASRQASDARQLAGEGQQVVDKSIQSMNQLSEMLSASSSNIESLNSKTVNIGQILEVITSISQQTNLLALNAAIEAARAGEAGRGFAVVADEVRNLAHRTQESAQQVQKMIDELQVGARESVSTMAESQRHSQDSVVVANLAGERLSSVNQRIGEIDGMNQSVATATEEQTAVVEAINMDITEINTLNQEGVENLQTTLRACSDLEQQAGRLKQLVGSFRI from the coding sequence ATGCTCAACTCGGACGAACAAGCCAATCGTACCCACAGCGTCGCAGCTGCGATCAACGAATTGGGCGCGGCGGCGCAGGAGATCGCGCGCAATGCGGCGCAAGCTTCCCGCCAGGCCAGCGATGCGCGGCAGTTGGCCGGGGAAGGTCAGCAAGTGGTCGATAAAAGCATTCAGTCGATGAATCAGTTGTCCGAGATGCTCAGCGCCTCCAGCAGTAATATCGAGTCGCTCAACAGCAAAACCGTGAACATCGGGCAGATTCTCGAAGTGATCACCAGCATTTCTCAACAAACCAACCTGCTGGCGCTCAATGCGGCCATTGAAGCCGCGCGGGCAGGGGAAGCCGGACGTGGATTTGCGGTGGTGGCTGACGAGGTCCGCAACCTGGCTCATCGCACTCAGGAATCGGCCCAACAGGTGCAGAAAATGATCGACGAGCTGCAAGTCGGTGCCCGTGAATCGGTCAGCACGATGGCTGAAAGCCAGCGCCATAGTCAGGACAGCGTCGTCGTTGCCAACCTTGCGGGGGAGCGTTTGAGCAGCGTGAACCAACGCATCGGCGAAATCGACGGTATGAACCAGTCGGTCGCTACCGCTACCGAAGAACAGACCGCCGTTGTCGAGGCGATCAACATGGATATCACCGAGATCAACACGCTCAATCAGGAGGGGGTGGAAAACCTTCAGACAACGTTGCGCGCCTGCTCTGATCTGGAGCAACAGGCGGGTCGCCTTAAACAGTTGGTGGGCAGTTTCCGGATATAG
- the sodC gene encoding superoxide dismutase [Cu-Zn] SodC codes for MKLYGWLVLMGAMSCGVAQAASKEVSMNLVSADGLPQAIGSVTLSETEYGVLFTPNLKSLPVGVHGFHVHQNSSCEAALKDGKKSAAEAAGGHFDPQGTNKHLGPYGKGHLGDLPAIYVNTDGTATYPVLAPRIKKISDIDGHALMVHAGGDNHADTPKPLGGGGGRMACGVI; via the coding sequence ATGAAGTTGTATGGCTGGTTGGTATTGATGGGGGCAATGTCGTGCGGCGTTGCCCAAGCCGCGTCGAAAGAAGTCTCGATGAATCTGGTGAGCGCTGACGGTCTGCCTCAGGCCATTGGCTCGGTTACGCTTAGCGAAACAGAATATGGGGTACTGTTCACGCCCAACCTGAAATCCTTGCCTGTTGGGGTACATGGTTTTCATGTGCATCAGAACAGCAGCTGTGAGGCCGCATTGAAAGACGGTAAAAAGTCTGCGGCAGAGGCGGCCGGAGGTCATTTCGATCCGCAGGGCACCAACAAACACCTTGGGCCATACGGTAAAGGTCACTTGGGTGATCTGCCTGCGATCTACGTAAATACCGATGGCACCGCGACCTATCCGGTGCTCGCGCCGCGGATCAAAAAGATTTCCGACATTGATGGCCATGCGTTGATGGTCCATGCCGGGGGCGACAACCATGCCGACACGCCAAAACCGCTGGGTGGTGGCGGTGGTCGCATGGCCTGTGGGGTCATCTGA
- a CDS encoding SRPBCC family protein, whose protein sequence is MAKASATIEIPATADQVWQLIGGFNSLPDWLPFIAKSEASEGGRVRHLETDDGAVIVERLQTFDNKARTYTYSIDQGPFPVTDYLAKVQVREVAGKQVTQVEWSGSFTPAGVTDAEAVELFSGVYNGGLEALKANFPG, encoded by the coding sequence GTGGCTAAAGCGTCTGCAACGATCGAAATTCCAGCAACTGCCGATCAAGTCTGGCAGCTGATAGGGGGGTTCAACTCATTGCCCGACTGGTTGCCGTTCATTGCCAAAAGCGAAGCGAGCGAGGGTGGGCGCGTGCGTCACCTGGAGACTGACGACGGCGCGGTGATTGTCGAACGACTCCAGACTTTCGATAACAAGGCGCGCACCTACACTTACTCCATTGATCAGGGGCCATTTCCGGTTACAGATTATCTGGCGAAGGTGCAGGTCCGGGAAGTGGCGGGCAAACAGGTGACTCAGGTCGAATGGTCGGGCAGCTTCACCCCGGCCGGCGTGACCGATGCAGAAGCCGTCGAGCTGTTCAGCGGTGTCTATAACGGTGGTCTTGAGGCACTCAAGGCTAACTTTCCAGGCTGA
- the phnP gene encoding phosphonate metabolism protein PhnP has protein sequence MHLTLLGTGDARQVPVYGCDCPACAAARSDQRLRRLPCSALIECAGQRWLIDTGLTDITERFPPRSFDGILQTHYHADHAQGLLHLRWGQGWVIPVHGPVDPEGFSDLYKHPGILDFSRPFAAFETRQFGALSVTAVPLMHSKPTLGYLLEGEGRRIAYLTDTVGLPESTRDFLQCQPLDVLVLDCSMPPQAQTPRNHNDLNLALACIADLQPHQAVLTHIGHTLDAWLLDEAHQLPARVIVAHDGMVL, from the coding sequence ATGCACCTGACTTTGCTGGGCACCGGCGATGCGCGTCAGGTACCGGTCTACGGTTGCGACTGCCCGGCGTGCGCCGCTGCACGCTCGGACCAGCGTTTGCGCCGTCTACCGTGTAGCGCTCTGATTGAATGCGCCGGCCAACGCTGGCTGATCGACACGGGCCTGACCGACATTACCGAGCGTTTCCCGCCGCGCAGCTTTGACGGCATCCTGCAAACCCATTACCACGCGGACCACGCACAAGGCCTGCTGCATTTGCGTTGGGGCCAGGGATGGGTCATTCCGGTACATGGGCCGGTCGATCCAGAAGGCTTTTCCGACCTGTACAAACACCCGGGTATTCTCGACTTCAGTCGGCCCTTTGCTGCCTTTGAAACGCGGCAGTTCGGTGCCCTGAGCGTGACCGCGGTGCCGTTGATGCATTCAAAGCCCACGCTGGGCTACCTGCTTGAAGGTGAGGGGCGACGCATCGCTTACCTCACCGACACCGTCGGCCTGCCAGAGTCGACTCGCGATTTTCTGCAATGCCAGCCCCTCGATGTATTGGTGCTGGACTGCTCCATGCCCCCCCAAGCCCAGACACCCCGCAACCACAACGATCTCAACCTGGCGCTGGCTTGCATCGCCGACCTGCAGCCGCATCAAGCGGTGTTGACCCATATTGGCCACACGCTGGATGCCTGGTTGCTGGATGAGGCGCATCAACTGCCGGCACGGGTGATCGTTGCGCATGATGGTATGGTGCTGTGA
- the phnN gene encoding phosphonate metabolism protein/1,5-bisphosphokinase (PRPP-forming) PhnN has product MAGRLIYLIGPSGSGKDSLLDAAREPLADQGCRIVRRVITRSAEAVGEAAQAVSIEQFMAMQDEGAFALSWQANGLHYGIPKEIDEWLEAGLDVLVNGSRAYLPQVHQRYPRLLALLLTVDQAVLRQRLQARGRESLPEIEARLARNADFAAALMAAEDKALWLLDNSGPIEQTLERLLQLIGKEPACT; this is encoded by the coding sequence ATGGCGGGCAGGTTGATCTATCTCATCGGACCTTCAGGTTCGGGCAAGGACAGCCTGCTCGACGCTGCACGTGAGCCGTTAGCCGATCAGGGCTGCCGGATCGTGCGGCGGGTCATCACCCGTTCGGCTGAAGCGGTCGGTGAGGCGGCGCAAGCGGTCAGCATCGAGCAGTTCATGGCGATGCAAGACGAGGGAGCGTTCGCCTTGAGCTGGCAAGCCAATGGCTTGCACTACGGGATCCCAAAGGAAATCGACGAATGGCTGGAGGCCGGGCTGGATGTTTTGGTCAACGGCTCGCGTGCTTATCTGCCTCAAGTGCATCAACGCTATCCGAGGTTGCTCGCGCTGCTGTTAACGGTGGATCAGGCTGTGTTACGTCAGCGTTTGCAGGCCCGTGGTCGTGAATCACTGCCGGAGATCGAAGCACGATTGGCGCGCAATGCCGATTTCGCTGCGGCCTTGATGGCAGCTGAGGATAAGGCGTTGTGGCTGCTGGATAACTCCGGCCCCATCGAACAGACCCTTGAGCGGCTGCTGCAACTGATAGGTAAAGAGCCCGCATGCACCTGA
- a CDS encoding alpha-D-ribose 1-methylphosphonate 5-triphosphate diphosphatase, with the protein MLTEQILSNAQLVTADQVFNGTVVLRNGLIVEVDEGRSRLPQAHDLQGDYLLPGLIELHTDNLEKHMTPRPGVDWPSTSAVLSHDAQIVAAGITTVFDALSIGDVNPKGNRMQKLPAMLDAIATANAAGLTRAEHRLHLRCELCHPDTLSVFRDLVENPLVQLVSVMDHSPGQRQFALESKYREYYMGKYHLTTVEMDAFIVTQMANSREFSSRYRRAIVEDCLARGLSVASHDDATLAHVEESASYGMTIAEFPTTLEAARGSHRLGMGVLMGAPNIVRGGSHSGNVAAADLAKEGLLDILSSDYYPASLLQAAFMLAARHEDQRHSDCDLPQAVGMVSRAPAQAAGLNDRGEIRVGLRADLIHARRQDGLPVIQQVWRQAKRVF; encoded by the coding sequence ATGCTGACTGAACAGATCCTTAGCAACGCGCAACTGGTCACCGCCGATCAGGTTTTCAACGGCACGGTGGTGCTGCGCAACGGCCTGATCGTCGAGGTGGACGAGGGCCGAAGCAGGCTGCCTCAAGCACACGACCTGCAAGGTGATTACCTGCTGCCGGGTTTGATCGAGCTGCACACCGATAACCTGGAAAAACACATGACGCCGCGCCCCGGTGTTGACTGGCCATCGACCTCGGCTGTACTCAGCCATGACGCGCAGATCGTGGCTGCGGGCATCACAACGGTGTTCGACGCGCTGTCCATCGGTGACGTAAACCCCAAGGGCAATCGCATGCAGAAATTGCCCGCGATGCTCGACGCTATCGCTACGGCCAATGCCGCCGGTCTGACCCGCGCCGAACACCGTTTGCACCTGCGTTGTGAACTGTGTCACCCGGATACCCTGAGCGTGTTTCGCGACCTGGTGGAGAATCCGCTGGTGCAACTGGTGTCGGTTATGGACCATTCGCCAGGTCAGCGTCAGTTCGCTCTGGAGTCCAAGTACCGCGAGTACTACATGGGTAAGTACCACCTGACGACGGTCGAGATGGACGCGTTCATCGTCACCCAGATGGCTAACTCCCGTGAGTTCAGTAGCCGTTACCGGCGCGCCATTGTCGAGGATTGCCTGGCACGCGGTCTGTCGGTGGCCAGCCACGATGATGCGACCCTGGCGCACGTCGAAGAATCGGCCAGCTACGGGATGACCATCGCTGAGTTCCCGACCACCCTGGAAGCAGCACGGGGCTCCCATCGTCTGGGCATGGGGGTGTTGATGGGCGCACCGAACATCGTGCGTGGCGGTTCGCACTCGGGCAATGTGGCGGCGGCCGACCTTGCTAAAGAAGGACTACTGGATATCCTCTCCAGCGATTATTATCCGGCCAGTCTGTTGCAGGCGGCATTTATGTTGGCTGCCCGGCACGAAGACCAGCGGCATAGCGATTGTGATCTGCCTCAAGCCGTCGGCATGGTCAGTCGCGCCCCGGCCCAGGCCGCCGGGCTCAATGACCGGGGTGAGATCCGGGTCGGGCTGCGTGCCGACCTGATTCACGCTAGACGTCAGGACGGATTACCGGTGATTCAACAGGTTTGGCGACAAGCGAAGAGGGTGTTTTGA
- the phnL gene encoding phosphonate C-P lyase system protein PhnL has translation MNRLIEVRDLSKTFTLHQQNGVVLNVLDGLSFTVNAGECLVLHGQSGAGKSTLLRTLYGNYLPAGGSIRVQHEGGWLELVGAQPRDVLAVRQQTLGYVSQFLRVIPRVASLDVVMEPALARGWSKTLAKARAENLLARLNIPQRLWQLAPGTFSGGEQQRVNIARGFMVAWPVMLLDEPTASLDDTNRQVVLELMNEAKAGGAALIGIFHDRAAREAVADRHLDMTPNAPTAKESLPC, from the coding sequence ATGAACAGGCTGATCGAGGTCCGCGACCTCTCGAAAACCTTTACGCTACATCAGCAGAACGGTGTGGTGCTCAACGTACTGGACGGCCTGAGCTTTACCGTCAATGCAGGCGAATGCCTGGTGCTGCATGGGCAGTCCGGTGCGGGTAAAAGCACCTTGCTGCGCACGCTGTACGGCAACTATCTACCGGCGGGTGGCAGCATTCGGGTGCAACATGAAGGTGGCTGGCTGGAACTGGTCGGGGCCCAACCGCGTGATGTGTTGGCCGTACGCCAGCAAACCCTTGGCTATGTCAGCCAGTTTCTGCGGGTGATCCCGCGTGTCGCCAGTCTGGACGTGGTCATGGAGCCGGCACTGGCGCGAGGCTGGTCGAAGACGTTGGCCAAGGCCCGCGCAGAAAACCTGCTGGCACGACTGAATATTCCGCAGCGCCTGTGGCAGCTGGCGCCCGGCACCTTCTCTGGCGGCGAGCAGCAGCGGGTGAACATAGCTCGGGGCTTCATGGTTGCCTGGCCCGTGATGCTGCTGGACGAACCCACGGCGTCACTGGATGACACCAATCGTCAGGTTGTACTCGAACTGATGAACGAAGCCAAAGCGGGAGGGGCTGCCTTGATCGGTATTTTTCACGACCGTGCTGCCCGTGAAGCGGTCGCCGACCGCCATCTCGACATGACCCCGAATGCCCCGACGGCAAAGGAATCACTGCCATGCTGA
- the phnK gene encoding phosphonate C-P lyase system protein PhnK: protein MNNPVHHSQRLRDRQADRAQPLLEVRGLSRLYGPEKGCQDVSFDLYPGEVLGIVGESGSGKSTLLSLLSGRCPPDSGAVAYRRKEGDWLDLYSASEAERRTLLRTEWGFVEQSPRDGLRMGVSAGANIGERLMAQGVRHYGQLRAAGIDWLTQVEIDPLRIDDLPRTFSGGMQQRLQIARNLVSGPRLVFMDEPTGGLDVSVQARLLDLLRGLVRELDLAVVIVTHDLAVARLLADRLMVMRRSNVVEAGLTDQILDDPQHPYSQLLVSSVLQP, encoded by the coding sequence ATGAACAACCCAGTGCATCACTCCCAGCGGTTGCGGGACCGGCAAGCCGACCGTGCGCAGCCGCTGCTCGAAGTACGGGGTCTGTCGCGTTTATACGGGCCGGAGAAAGGCTGTCAGGACGTGAGCTTCGACCTGTACCCCGGCGAAGTGTTGGGCATCGTCGGCGAGTCCGGCTCGGGCAAATCGACCTTGTTGTCCTTGCTCAGCGGCCGTTGCCCGCCCGACAGCGGTGCCGTCGCGTATCGACGTAAAGAGGGCGACTGGCTCGACCTCTACAGCGCCAGCGAAGCCGAACGCCGCACTTTGCTGCGCACCGAATGGGGGTTTGTGGAACAGAGTCCGCGCGATGGCCTGCGCATGGGCGTGTCGGCTGGCGCCAACATCGGTGAGCGACTGATGGCTCAAGGCGTACGTCACTATGGGCAATTGCGGGCCGCCGGAATCGACTGGCTGACCCAGGTGGAAATTGACCCGCTGCGCATTGACGACCTGCCGCGTACGTTTTCTGGCGGCATGCAACAACGCTTGCAGATCGCCCGCAACCTGGTTTCCGGTCCGCGCCTGGTGTTCATGGACGAGCCGACAGGGGGGCTCGACGTCTCGGTCCAGGCGCGCTTGCTTGACCTGTTGCGTGGTCTGGTACGGGAGCTGGACCTGGCGGTGGTGATTGTCACCCATGACCTTGCCGTGGCGCGGTTGTTGGCCGACCGGCTGATGGTCATGCGGCGCTCCAACGTAGTGGAAGCCGGGCTGACCGATCAGATCCTTGATGACCCGCAGCATCCGTATTCGCAGCTGCTGGTGTCTTCGGTGCTGCAACCGTGA
- a CDS encoding alpha-D-ribose 1-methylphosphonate 5-phosphate C-P-lyase PhnJ: MNSVTHDRPVRDEAYNFAYLDEQTKRMIRRGLLKAVAIPGYQVPFGGREMPLPYGWGTGGMQMTAAILGADDVLKVIDQGADDTTNAVSIRRFFARTAGIATTERTPEATVIQTRHRIPETPLHADQIMVYQVPIPDPLRFIEPSETETRTMHALNDYGVMHVKLYEDIATFGHIATSYAYPVMVDDRYVMDPSPIPKFDNPKLDMSPALMLFGAGREKRLYAVPPYTRVVSLDFEDHPFAIQAWEECCAICGSRDSYLDELILDDAGTQSFVCSDTDYCAQRSSEQEAGQ, translated from the coding sequence ATGAACAGCGTGACGCATGACCGTCCTGTGCGCGACGAGGCCTACAACTTCGCTTATCTCGATGAGCAAACCAAACGCATGATTCGGCGCGGCCTGCTCAAGGCCGTGGCGATTCCCGGTTATCAGGTGCCCTTCGGCGGCCGCGAAATGCCGCTGCCGTATGGCTGGGGCACGGGTGGCATGCAAATGACCGCAGCCATTCTTGGGGCTGATGACGTGCTCAAGGTCATCGATCAGGGCGCGGACGACACCACGAATGCGGTCTCGATTCGGCGATTTTTTGCCCGCACCGCTGGCATTGCGACCACCGAGCGCACGCCGGAAGCAACAGTGATCCAGACCCGTCACCGGATCCCGGAAACCCCGCTGCACGCGGATCAGATCATGGTCTATCAGGTGCCAATCCCGGATCCGCTGCGCTTTATCGAACCGTCGGAAACCGAGACCCGGACCATGCACGCGCTGAACGACTATGGGGTGATGCACGTGAAACTCTACGAGGACATCGCCACCTTCGGCCACATCGCCACCAGCTACGCCTACCCGGTGATGGTCGATGATCGCTATGTGATGGACCCGTCGCCGATTCCCAAATTCGACAACCCGAAGCTCGACATGAGCCCAGCGTTGATGCTGTTCGGCGCCGGTCGTGAAAAGCGCCTGTACGCCGTGCCGCCTTACACCCGGGTGGTGAGTCTGGATTTTGAAGATCACCCGTTTGCAATCCAGGCGTGGGAAGAGTGCTGCGCGATCTGCGGCAGCCGCGACTCTTATCTGGATGAACTGATCCTCGACGACGCCGGCACCCAGAGCTTCGTCTGCTCGGACACCGACTATTGCGCCCAGCGCAGCAGCGAACAGGAGGCCGGTCAATGA
- a CDS encoding carbon-phosphorus lyase complex subunit PhnI has protein sequence MYVAVKGGEQAIDNAHRLLAKKRRGDTTIAELAVEQIRQQLPLAVARVMSEGSLYDEQLAALAIKQAAGDLIEAIFLLRAYRTTLPRFSASLPIDTSVMQLSRRLSATFKDVPGGQLLGPTFDYTHRLLDFTLLAEGEHPGPHVEEGATLEPCPRVLGLLAKEGLIKTESDSGEAVADITRDPLEFPSSRAQRLQALARGDEGFLLALGYSTQRGYGRNHPFAGEIRIGEVEVWIEPEELGFPIAIGTLEVTECEMVNQFVGSGAELAQFTRGYGLAFGHAERKAMGMALVDRSLRAEEFNEEIQSPAQQEEFVLSHCDNVEAAGFVSHLKLPHYVDFQSELELIRKLRKPAAVQATVQESQQ, from the coding sequence ATGTACGTAGCCGTAAAAGGTGGCGAGCAGGCCATCGACAATGCCCACCGTTTGTTGGCGAAAAAGCGCCGTGGTGACACCACGATTGCGGAGTTGGCAGTCGAGCAGATTCGTCAGCAACTGCCATTGGCCGTGGCCCGAGTGATGAGCGAGGGATCGCTGTACGACGAGCAGTTGGCCGCCCTGGCGATCAAGCAGGCCGCCGGGGATTTGATCGAGGCGATCTTCCTGCTGCGCGCCTATCGCACCACGCTCCCACGTTTCAGCGCCAGCCTGCCGATTGATACCTCGGTCATGCAACTGAGCCGACGCTTATCCGCAACCTTCAAGGATGTGCCGGGTGGGCAGCTGTTGGGCCCGACCTTCGACTACACCCATCGCTTGCTGGACTTCACATTGCTGGCTGAAGGCGAACATCCGGGACCGCACGTAGAGGAGGGCGCGACACTCGAACCTTGCCCGCGTGTCCTCGGTTTGTTGGCCAAGGAAGGCTTGATCAAAACCGAGAGTGACAGTGGCGAAGCCGTTGCCGACATCACACGTGATCCTCTGGAGTTCCCTTCCAGCCGTGCCCAGCGCTTGCAGGCCCTGGCCCGTGGCGATGAAGGATTTCTGCTGGCGCTGGGCTATTCCACCCAGCGCGGTTATGGACGCAATCACCCGTTCGCCGGGGAAATCCGCATCGGTGAAGTGGAGGTCTGGATCGAACCGGAAGAGCTCGGCTTTCCTATCGCCATCGGCACCCTCGAAGTGACCGAGTGCGAAATGGTTAATCAGTTCGTTGGCTCTGGCGCGGAACTCGCTCAGTTCACCCGAGGCTACGGTCTGGCGTTTGGGCATGCCGAGCGTAAAGCCATGGGCATGGCTTTGGTGGACCGCTCACTGCGGGCTGAGGAGTTCAACGAAGAAATCCAGTCGCCGGCGCAGCAGGAGGAGTTTGTCCTCAGCCATTGCGACAACGTCGAGGCGGCCGGTTTCGTATCGCACCTCAAGCTGCCGCACTACGTCGACTTCCAGTCCGAGCTGGAACTGATCCGCAAGCTGCGCAAGCCCGCAGCCGTGCAGGCCACTGTGCAGGAGAGTCAGCAATGA
- the phnH gene encoding phosphonate C-P lyase system protein PhnH: MSTTLLQPAFADPVLDAQRSFRAALKALAGPGVAQPLEQAPPLEGLAPASYALCLALLDVDTPLWLAPAFDTPMIRANLAFHCGCTMVSRREQARFALLDGSELGDLQGFDPGNDRYPDQSCTLLIQLAQLDGGHPLAWRGPGIQHENRVALPLSDGFWSERDAHNNFPRGLDAFFLAGHSVIGLPRSTRISHVNPTTLAEEFA, encoded by the coding sequence ATGAGTACAACCCTTTTGCAACCGGCATTTGCCGACCCGGTGCTGGACGCTCAGCGCAGCTTCCGTGCGGCGCTCAAGGCCCTGGCCGGGCCGGGTGTGGCCCAACCGCTGGAACAAGCTCCGCCGCTGGAAGGGCTGGCGCCAGCGAGCTACGCGCTGTGTCTGGCGCTGCTCGATGTCGACACGCCGCTGTGGCTGGCGCCAGCATTCGATACGCCGATGATTCGCGCCAATCTGGCCTTTCACTGTGGCTGCACGATGGTCAGCCGTCGTGAACAGGCACGTTTTGCGTTGCTTGATGGCAGCGAGCTTGGTGATTTACAGGGCTTCGATCCGGGCAATGACCGTTACCCCGATCAGTCCTGCACCTTGTTGATCCAGTTGGCTCAGCTCGATGGCGGGCATCCTCTGGCGTGGCGCGGCCCCGGCATCCAGCACGAAAATCGGGTCGCCTTGCCACTGTCTGACGGGTTCTGGAGCGAGCGCGACGCACACAACAATTTCCCCCGAGGGCTGGATGCGTTTTTTCTCGCCGGGCACAGCGTCATCGGTCTGCCGCGCAGTACCCGCATCAGCCACGTGAATCCAACAACCCTGGCTGAGGAGTTTGCCTGA
- the phnG gene encoding phosphonate C-P lyase system protein PhnG, protein MSSAPVAPHAARQQWIGVLARAHRGELSGHEAALRDTEYQLIRAPEIGMTLVRGRMGGTGAPFNVGEMSVTRCVVRLADGRTGYSYLAGRDKAHAELAALADAHLQGPQQARWLSELIEPLACAHAARRAEKDAETAATKVEFFTLVRGED, encoded by the coding sequence ATGAGTTCCGCTCCTGTAGCCCCGCACGCAGCCCGACAACAGTGGATCGGCGTACTCGCCCGTGCCCACCGTGGCGAATTGAGTGGCCATGAAGCGGCCCTGCGTGACACCGAATATCAACTGATTCGCGCTCCGGAAATCGGCATGACCCTGGTCCGTGGGCGCATGGGCGGCACCGGTGCGCCGTTCAACGTCGGTGAGATGAGCGTGACCCGCTGTGTAGTGCGCCTGGCGGATGGGCGCACCGGTTACAGCTATCTGGCCGGGCGCGACAAGGCTCATGCCGAACTGGCCGCGTTGGCCGACGCGCATCTGCAAGGCCCGCAACAGGCGCGCTGGTTGAGTGAGTTGATCGAACCCCTGGCCTGCGCCCACGCCGCACGCCGCGCCGAAAAAGACGCTGAAACCGCAGCGACCAAGGTCGAGTTCTTTACCTTGGTCCGAGGAGAAGACTGA
- the phnF gene encoding phosphonate metabolism transcriptional regulator PhnF: protein MQLSRQIEPVYRELADTLRRELGDYRAGDYLPAEIRLAARFSVNRHTVRRAIDELVLDGSVLRRQGRGTQVLERPLIYPLVAESAYSQSLSALGHGVEARLLQRRSCLANRDEARHLGLADQAPLIELQTLRMVDGQPVSLIRHRYCASRTELLAPYTGGSLRQFFAERDLPLTRTFSLIGARLPSREEAGLLLMPRHLPALSVFTLSRDSSGQPVELAQSTSRSDRFQYQVIT from the coding sequence ATGCAGTTGTCTAGACAAATTGAACCCGTTTACCGCGAACTGGCGGACACTTTGCGCCGGGAGCTCGGCGATTATCGGGCCGGGGATTACCTGCCAGCGGAGATCCGCCTGGCCGCGCGATTTTCCGTCAACCGGCATACCGTGCGCCGCGCCATTGATGAGTTGGTGCTCGATGGCAGCGTGTTGCGTCGCCAGGGCCGTGGCACCCAGGTGCTGGAGCGTCCGCTGATCTATCCGCTGGTTGCAGAAAGCGCGTATAGCCAGTCGTTATCGGCGCTCGGGCATGGGGTTGAAGCCCGGCTGCTGCAGCGGCGTAGTTGCCTGGCCAACCGCGATGAGGCGAGGCACCTGGGACTGGCCGATCAGGCACCGCTGATTGAGCTGCAAACATTGCGCATGGTCGACGGTCAGCCCGTGAGCTTGATCCGCCACCGTTACTGCGCCAGCCGAACCGAGCTGCTGGCGCCTTATACCGGGGGCTCGCTGCGCCAGTTTTTCGCTGAGCGCGACCTGCCGTTGACCCGCACATTCAGCCTGATTGGCGCGCGCCTGCCGAGTCGTGAGGAGGCGGGTCTGTTGCTCATGCCCCGTCATTTGCCCGCGCTCAGCGTTTTTACCCTTTCCCGTGATTCGTCCGGCCAGCCGGTGGAGCTTGCGCAGTCCACCAGCCGCTCGGACCGTTTCCAATATCAGGTCATCACATGA
- the phnE gene encoding phosphonate ABC transporter, permease protein PhnE yields the protein MTSNAAHAEAVGKRTWPQYVGWGLFLAMLAWAWHGAEMNPLALYRDAGNMATFAGDFFPPDFREWRSYLKEMIVTVQIALWGTVLAIVCSVPLGILCAENITPWWIHQPLRRVMDSFRSINEMVFAMLFVVAVGLGPFAGVLALWISTTGVLAKLFAEAVEAIDPGPVEGVRATGASALQEVIYGVIPQVMPLWISYALYRFESNVRSATVVGMVGAGGIGVILWENIRSFQFVQTCAVLLVIIVVVSVIDILSQRLRKQFI from the coding sequence ATGACTTCCAATGCTGCACATGCTGAAGCCGTCGGCAAACGTACCTGGCCGCAATATGTGGGCTGGGGCCTGTTCCTCGCCATGCTGGCCTGGGCCTGGCATGGCGCTGAGATGAACCCGCTGGCGCTGTACCGCGATGCAGGGAACATGGCGACCTTCGCAGGTGACTTCTTCCCGCCAGATTTCCGCGAATGGCGCTCGTACCTCAAAGAAATGATTGTCACGGTGCAGATCGCACTGTGGGGCACGGTGCTGGCGATTGTCTGCTCGGTGCCGTTGGGGATTCTGTGCGCCGAGAACATCACCCCGTGGTGGATTCATCAGCCATTGCGCCGAGTCATGGACTCGTTCCGTTCGATCAACGAAATGGTGTTCGCGATGCTGTTTGTGGTCGCGGTCGGTCTGGGCCCGTTCGCTGGCGTTCTGGCGTTGTGGATCAGCACCACGGGGGTCCTCGCCAAGCTGTTTGCTGAAGCGGTCGAGGCCATTGATCCGGGCCCCGTCGAAGGCGTGCGCGCTACCGGCGCCAGTGCTCTGCAAGAAGTCATCTACGGGGTCATCCCGCAAGTCATGCCGCTATGGATTTCCTACGCCCTGTATCGCTTCGAGTCCAACGTACGCTCGGCCACGGTGGTCGGAATGGTCGGTGCCGGGGGGATTGGCGTGATCCTTTGGGAGAACATCCGGTCTTTCCAGTTCGTCCAGACCTGCGCCGTATTGCTGGTGATTATCGTCGTGGTGAGCGTGATCGACATCCTGTCGCAACGCCTGCGTAAACAGTTCATTTAA